A DNA window from Stigmatella aurantiaca contains the following coding sequences:
- a CDS encoding trifunctional serine/threonine-protein kinase/ATP-binding protein/sensor histidine kinase — protein MLTIPGYTLVGSLKTTGSNLLFRAVRDSDGLPLILKMPMASSGARESERYRREFELLQRLSDVQGITRVHACERIHDRLGLLLEEVQGELLADLTGKPFEPGQALDIAISLTSILAELHRRGVIHKDIKPSNIIITPSGEARLIDFGIATLQLVEHVDAAPAPLIEGTLAYMSPEQTGRMNRSVDYRTDLYSLGITLYEMLTGRRPFHGRDALEWFHAHMAVAPQPPLELVPSLPPVLSAIVLKLMAKVAEERYQSADGLKADLERCRENLRRGVDEDFPPGVYDFPTHFQLPQRLYGRDAHAATLLQGFERVARGGRPELLLVRGYSGIGKSAVVHELHKPVVRQRGFFLSGKFDQLQQAIPYATLAQAIRGLTQHLLAGSDEALARWRERLQEAFEGQGQLLVDLVPQLELVAGKQPPVQELPPSEAQHRFTRVFRKFLGLFATPEHPLVLFLDDLQWADMASLQLIQHLLTYPTSPSVLVIGAYRDNEVSPSHPLSLALAQMREAGARMTDVQLEPLNLEQVRQLVSDALPGAVTTEVVEPLAKLAHEKTGGNPFFLLQFMLTLHQDGLLVRTLKGTWRWDAAGVQAKGYSDNVVDFMVGKLRQLSFGTQHLLRLAACVGSTFPIQTLGIISHRPEAAEVQRELSPAFLEGLLVRVGTEQYRFLHDRIQQAAYTLIAKQERKNVHLKIGRLMLESLSPEEVQEKLFDVVGQLNAGAELITEPEERLRVARLNAEAGRKAKDSVALRSAVNYFTAAFQLLPGEPWETDPSLAFRIRLEHATCEFMSGNATEAIRLVDDLLLHTRAPKDTAAGYCLKTDILIGMGDIQNALTCLLEGLALMGMPMSPHPTWEEVEAAHAEVEALIGNRSIESLVELPRMTDPNTEAVMSLLGAMYAPAFVTDTNLLLLHLSRMVALSLRYGNTGASVNGYTWYGLAVLGHAFKQYREGYAFGELACALVERHGFTGLRGKALYGMEMLAYWTQPLSKSLEFVRQAFQLTLQASDSQVAGYCFNHIVMVRFFLGHDLAEVYQESVTNLDFARRAEFRDSKDIVHFTQRHVQQLRGLTPSFGSMSGDDFDEAAFEAGLTPARMSTMRCWYWLIKSQSCFMRGAYAEALEAADKSFELSWSSIGHIQLMEIHLFRALALAACYGTMSGEGQAKALEALRQHRQQLADWAVYSPWTFQAPERLAAAELARVTGQHDEALHAYEQAYQAASEHDYRQKAALACELAARYWYERQVPTIAEAYARKARKGYLRWGARGKVQHLDTVWPHLASSNGADDSSTDTNSTHIDALAVVKAQQAISEEIVLERLTASLLRIAIENAGAQRGALLLPNGDTLSIAALSGATPPEPGAGQAEAPLPWTVVSYVKRTREHVLINDASQTHPYAADPWFEHNPVRSVLCLPLLMQEEFRGALYLENNLATSAFTPSRIKLLGHLATQAAISIENARLYAEVQHAEGALRRANDELEKRVEERTRELKQTQARLVDTARAAGMAEVASNVLHNVGNILTSAVINLQMMRETVDSSRMGRLKQVTTLFEQHVDNLAAFLTKDPRGTQVSSYLSALADELLREQNTLQDGMGAMSKHIEHIRAIVQVQQTYARSTLVTEECDLSNLVEDALSIQRPALVRHGITVSQQLTALPKVWMDKHKVLQILINLISNAKNAMHALPEGQRYLSISLDAQENRARIRVVDTGMGIAPEVRGRLFTQGFTTREGGHGLGLHSSALAARMLGGKLQLESEGPGKGATATLELPLG, from the coding sequence ATGCTGACCATACCAGGCTACACGCTCGTGGGCTCTCTGAAGACCACGGGGTCCAACCTGCTGTTCCGCGCCGTCCGGGACTCGGATGGCCTTCCCCTCATCCTGAAGATGCCCATGGCCTCCTCCGGCGCCCGCGAGAGCGAGCGGTACCGGCGGGAGTTCGAGCTGCTCCAGCGCTTGAGCGATGTGCAGGGCATCACCCGGGTCCACGCGTGCGAGCGCATCCATGACCGGCTCGGGCTGCTGCTGGAGGAGGTGCAGGGGGAGCTGCTCGCGGACCTCACCGGCAAGCCCTTCGAGCCCGGACAGGCGCTCGACATCGCCATCTCGCTGACGTCCATCCTGGCGGAGCTTCACCGGCGCGGCGTCATCCACAAGGACATCAAGCCCTCGAACATCATCATCACCCCCTCGGGCGAGGCGCGCCTCATCGACTTCGGCATCGCCACGCTCCAGCTCGTCGAGCACGTGGACGCGGCGCCCGCCCCGCTCATCGAAGGCACGCTGGCCTACATGTCGCCCGAGCAGACCGGGCGCATGAACCGCTCGGTGGACTACCGCACGGACCTGTACTCGCTGGGCATCACCCTCTACGAGATGCTCACGGGCCGCCGGCCCTTCCACGGGCGCGACGCGCTGGAGTGGTTCCACGCCCACATGGCGGTGGCCCCCCAGCCTCCCCTCGAGCTCGTGCCCAGCCTGCCCCCGGTGCTGTCCGCCATCGTGCTCAAGCTGATGGCCAAGGTGGCCGAGGAGCGCTACCAGAGCGCCGATGGGCTGAAGGCGGACCTGGAGCGGTGCCGGGAGAACCTGCGCCGGGGCGTGGACGAGGACTTCCCCCCGGGCGTGTACGACTTCCCCACCCACTTCCAGCTCCCCCAGCGCCTCTACGGGCGCGATGCCCACGCGGCCACGCTGCTCCAGGGCTTCGAGCGCGTGGCGCGCGGCGGGCGCCCCGAGCTGCTGCTCGTGCGCGGCTACTCCGGCATCGGCAAGTCCGCGGTGGTGCACGAGCTGCACAAGCCCGTGGTGCGCCAGCGCGGCTTCTTCCTCAGCGGCAAGTTCGATCAGCTCCAGCAGGCCATCCCCTACGCCACCCTGGCGCAGGCCATCCGGGGCCTGACGCAGCACCTGCTGGCCGGCAGCGACGAGGCGCTGGCCCGGTGGCGCGAGCGGCTCCAGGAGGCCTTCGAGGGCCAGGGCCAGCTCCTGGTGGACCTGGTGCCCCAGCTGGAGCTCGTCGCCGGCAAGCAGCCGCCCGTGCAGGAGCTGCCCCCGTCCGAGGCCCAGCACCGCTTCACCCGCGTGTTCCGCAAGTTCCTGGGGCTGTTCGCCACCCCGGAGCACCCGCTCGTCCTGTTCCTGGATGACCTGCAGTGGGCCGACATGGCCAGCCTCCAGCTCATCCAGCACCTGCTCACCTACCCCACCTCGCCCTCGGTGCTCGTCATTGGCGCCTACCGGGACAACGAGGTGAGCCCCTCGCACCCGCTGAGCCTGGCGCTGGCGCAGATGCGCGAGGCGGGCGCGCGGATGACCGACGTGCAGCTCGAGCCGCTCAACCTCGAGCAGGTGCGGCAGCTCGTCTCGGACGCGCTGCCCGGGGCGGTCACCACGGAGGTTGTCGAGCCGCTGGCGAAGCTCGCGCACGAGAAGACGGGCGGCAACCCGTTCTTCCTCCTGCAGTTCATGCTGACGCTCCACCAGGACGGGCTGCTGGTGCGCACCCTCAAGGGCACCTGGCGCTGGGACGCGGCGGGGGTCCAGGCGAAGGGCTACTCCGACAACGTCGTGGACTTCATGGTGGGCAAGCTGCGCCAGCTCTCCTTCGGCACCCAGCACCTGCTGCGGCTGGCCGCGTGCGTGGGCAGCACCTTCCCGATCCAGACGCTGGGCATCATCTCTCACCGCCCGGAGGCCGCCGAGGTGCAGCGGGAGTTGTCCCCCGCCTTCCTGGAGGGGCTGCTCGTGCGCGTGGGCACGGAGCAGTACCGGTTTCTCCACGACCGCATCCAGCAGGCCGCCTACACGCTCATCGCCAAGCAGGAGCGCAAGAACGTCCACCTGAAAATCGGCCGCCTGATGCTGGAGAGCCTCTCGCCCGAGGAGGTGCAGGAGAAGCTCTTCGATGTCGTCGGCCAGCTCAACGCCGGCGCGGAGCTCATCACCGAGCCCGAGGAGCGCCTGCGCGTCGCGCGCCTGAACGCCGAGGCGGGCCGCAAGGCCAAGGACTCGGTGGCGCTGCGCTCGGCGGTCAATTACTTCACCGCGGCGTTCCAGCTCCTGCCCGGTGAGCCCTGGGAGACGGACCCCTCACTGGCCTTCCGCATCCGGCTGGAGCACGCGACGTGCGAGTTCATGAGCGGCAATGCCACCGAGGCGATCCGCCTGGTGGATGACCTGCTCCTGCACACCCGTGCCCCCAAGGACACGGCGGCCGGCTACTGCCTGAAGACCGACATCCTCATCGGCATGGGCGACATCCAGAACGCGCTCACGTGCTTGCTGGAGGGCCTGGCGCTGATGGGCATGCCCATGTCCCCCCACCCCACGTGGGAGGAGGTGGAGGCGGCGCACGCGGAGGTGGAAGCGCTCATCGGCAACCGCTCCATCGAGAGCCTCGTGGAGCTGCCGCGCATGACGGACCCCAACACGGAGGCCGTCATGAGCCTGCTGGGCGCCATGTACGCGCCGGCCTTCGTCACCGACACCAACCTGCTGCTCCTGCACCTGAGCCGCATGGTGGCCCTGAGCCTGCGCTACGGCAACACGGGCGCCTCGGTGAACGGCTACACGTGGTACGGGCTGGCGGTGCTGGGACACGCCTTCAAGCAGTACCGGGAGGGCTACGCCTTCGGCGAGCTGGCGTGCGCGCTCGTCGAGCGCCACGGGTTCACGGGCCTGCGGGGCAAGGCGCTCTACGGCATGGAGATGCTGGCCTACTGGACCCAGCCACTCTCCAAGTCCCTGGAGTTCGTCCGCCAGGCCTTCCAGCTCACGCTCCAGGCCAGTGACAGCCAGGTGGCCGGCTACTGCTTCAACCACATCGTCATGGTGCGCTTCTTCCTGGGGCACGACCTGGCGGAGGTGTACCAGGAGTCCGTCACCAACCTGGACTTCGCCCGCAGGGCGGAGTTCCGGGACTCGAAGGACATCGTCCACTTCACCCAGCGCCACGTGCAGCAGCTGCGCGGGCTGACGCCCTCGTTCGGCTCGATGAGCGGCGATGACTTCGACGAGGCGGCCTTCGAGGCGGGGCTGACCCCGGCGCGCATGAGCACCATGCGCTGCTGGTACTGGCTCATCAAGTCGCAGTCCTGCTTCATGCGCGGCGCCTATGCCGAGGCGCTCGAGGCGGCGGACAAGAGCTTCGAGCTGAGCTGGTCCTCGATTGGCCATATCCAGCTCATGGAGATCCACCTCTTCCGCGCCCTGGCCCTGGCGGCCTGCTACGGGACGATGTCCGGGGAGGGGCAAGCCAAGGCCCTGGAGGCGCTGCGCCAGCACCGGCAACAGCTCGCGGACTGGGCCGTCTACAGCCCGTGGACGTTCCAGGCCCCCGAGCGGCTCGCCGCCGCGGAGCTGGCCCGCGTCACCGGACAGCATGACGAGGCCCTGCACGCCTACGAGCAGGCGTACCAGGCCGCGTCTGAGCACGACTACCGCCAGAAGGCGGCCCTCGCGTGCGAGCTGGCCGCGCGCTACTGGTACGAGCGCCAGGTGCCCACCATCGCCGAGGCCTATGCGCGCAAGGCCCGCAAGGGCTACCTGCGCTGGGGCGCCCGGGGCAAGGTCCAGCACCTGGACACCGTCTGGCCCCACCTGGCCTCCTCCAACGGAGCGGATGACTCCTCCACGGACACCAACTCCACGCACATCGACGCGCTCGCGGTGGTGAAGGCCCAGCAGGCCATCTCCGAGGAGATCGTCCTGGAGCGGCTCACCGCCTCGCTGCTGCGCATCGCCATCGAGAACGCGGGCGCCCAGCGCGGCGCCCTGCTGCTGCCCAATGGCGACACCCTGTCGATCGCCGCCCTGTCCGGCGCCACGCCCCCGGAGCCCGGGGCCGGCCAGGCCGAGGCCCCGCTGCCCTGGACCGTGGTCTCCTACGTCAAGCGCACGCGGGAGCACGTGCTCATCAACGACGCGTCCCAGACGCACCCGTACGCGGCCGACCCCTGGTTCGAGCACAACCCGGTCCGCTCCGTGCTGTGCCTGCCCCTGCTCATGCAGGAGGAGTTCCGCGGGGCGCTGTACCTGGAGAACAACCTGGCCACCAGCGCCTTCACCCCCTCGCGCATCAAGCTGCTGGGGCACCTGGCCACCCAGGCGGCCATCTCCATCGAGAACGCCCGGCTGTACGCGGAAGTCCAGCACGCCGAAGGGGCCCTGCGCCGGGCGAACGACGAGCTGGAGAAGCGCGTGGAGGAGCGCACCCGGGAGCTGAAGCAGACCCAGGCGCGGCTGGTGGACACCGCGCGCGCGGCGGGCATGGCGGAGGTGGCCTCCAACGTGCTTCACAACGTGGGCAACATCCTCACCAGCGCCGTCATCAACCTGCAGATGATGCGCGAGACGGTGGACAGCTCGCGCATGGGCCGGCTCAAGCAGGTCACCACCCTGTTCGAGCAGCACGTGGACAACCTGGCCGCCTTCCTCACGAAAGACCCGCGGGGCACCCAGGTCTCCAGCTACCTGTCCGCCCTGGCCGACGAGCTGCTGCGCGAGCAGAACACGCTCCAGGACGGCATGGGGGCGATGAGCAAGCACATCGAGCACATCCGGGCCATCGTCCAGGTGCAGCAGACCTATGCGCGCAGCACCCTCGTCACCGAGGAGTGTGACTTGTCGAACCTCGTCGAGGACGCGCTGAGCATCCAGCGCCCCGCGCTCGTCCGCCACGGCATCACCGTCTCCCAGCAGCTCACCGCGCTCCCCAAGGTGTGGATGGACAAGCACAAGGTGCTGCAGATCCTCATCAACCTCATCAGCAACGCCAAGAACGCCATGCACGCGCTGCCCGAGGGCCAGCGCTACCTGAGCATCTCCCTCGACGCCCAGGAGAACCGGGCCCGCATCCGCGTGGTGGACACCGGCATGGGCATCGCGCCCGAGGTGCGCGGGCGCCTGTTCACCCAGGGCTTCACCACGCGCGAGGGGGGCCACGGCCTGGGCCTGCACTCCAGCGCGCTGGCCGCGCGGATGCTGGGCGGCAAGCTCCAGTTGGAGAGCGAGGGGCCAGGCAAGGGCGCCACGGCCACCCTCGAGTTGCCCCTGGGCTGA
- a CDS encoding EcsC family protein yields the protein MAFYDSFVAQLSAFKKLSPQELKKLAGSRLSDLVLQEISRSRVRVSDLEKRFPSAGPKELAQHLIEGKKAMASMAGGISGVFGLISVPADMVFMTWLQIILLVDLATLYKVNLKSDRARGELLDLFGYANGLGSLRRTSPKVLGGLAAKVLAKGGLPTLGRAMPLVAAPITAYLNNQHIQSVGEQAVRFYEGFDKAHAKAKSHTKKAG from the coding sequence ATGGCCTTCTACGATTCCTTCGTCGCGCAGCTCTCCGCGTTCAAGAAGCTGTCCCCCCAGGAGCTGAAGAAGCTGGCCGGCTCCCGCCTGTCGGACCTCGTGCTGCAGGAGATTTCCCGCTCCCGCGTCCGGGTGTCGGACCTGGAGAAGCGCTTCCCGTCGGCGGGCCCCAAGGAGCTGGCCCAGCACCTCATCGAGGGCAAGAAGGCCATGGCCAGCATGGCCGGCGGCATCAGCGGCGTGTTCGGCCTCATCTCCGTACCCGCGGACATGGTCTTCATGACGTGGCTGCAGATCATCCTCCTGGTGGACCTGGCCACGCTCTACAAGGTGAACCTCAAGAGCGACCGGGCCCGGGGGGAGCTGCTGGACTTGTTCGGGTACGCCAACGGCCTGGGCTCGCTGCGGCGCACCAGCCCGAAGGTGCTCGGGGGCCTGGCGGCCAAGGTGCTCGCCAAGGGCGGCCTGCCCACGCTGGGCCGGGCCATGCCGCTGGTGGCCGCGCCCATCACCGCCTACCTCAACAACCAGCACATCCAGAGCGTGGGCGAGCAGGCCGTGCGCTTCTACGAGGGCTTCGACAAGGCGCACGCCAAGGCGAAGTCCCACACCAAGAAGGCCGGCTGA
- a CDS encoding TonB family protein yields the protein MQLGCKSSARGCMGRGVWISLLLLGVLSAAPLEAAVVPPVPVEAAPPVLPPEALPLERPATVLLRLTIDTEGEVSQVEVRESAGEVLDRAALAAAVRWRFQPATQGNVPVEVQTEVPVSFVPPEPPLPQPPAEPESAPAFTTVVKGQGNRPPPVAAGDFQIHVGQLADVPRNSATELLLLAPGVMLANHGGEGHAETVFIRGFDAGEGKDVEFRLNGVPLNEVSHAHGHGYADTYFIIPELVDTLRITEGPYDPSQGDFGVAGTVEYQLGLKRRGLMVSGSYGSFHSRRLALVWGPHEAGESTFVGLLLRQGHGFGPNRAYSNAGAMAQGELAVGEASRLRLFGAGYAARFSSAGVIRETDWVAGRLDCGEEDPFFCLYDPNQGGATQRYLGSAELMTRLSKGGRLIQQAFWVQRQMRIRENFTGFLNDTPPVGEAQRGDNTEQSYRGTTLGLRGRYTPGITWGGQLQPLELGYFVRSDTVHTRSRRLRDRGGAPYLTLFDNDVRVTNLGAYASGKVAPRPWLLLRGGARLDSFLFAVEDQNRPEEDRQGERIPSEAIEAYGFTLSPRLSVEARLTPRLSWLTSVGLGARSSDAAALSDAEFAPFARVTSAETGLGYTAGNEALTVEARGAVFATRVSQDFVFDEEAGRNQPVGASQRVGAFSMARLTFQERVDVQASIAWSRASLPAPGASPWKLFEGTVMPYIPGLLGRVDASVRGDAELWGERVGWNVALGHSTIGPKPLPLDRYSEPIFLFDAALRGRWKAVELGLTVENLLDARWREAEFNYVSNFRGPEAPASLLATRHFAAGAPRTLRGTLTVYLDFEEEQP from the coding sequence ATGCAACTTGGTTGCAAGTCAAGTGCGCGTGGGTGTATGGGCCGGGGGGTGTGGATTTCCCTTCTGTTGTTGGGGGTGCTGAGTGCTGCCCCTCTCGAAGCCGCCGTGGTGCCTCCGGTCCCGGTGGAGGCCGCCCCCCCCGTGCTCCCTCCGGAGGCGCTGCCGCTGGAGCGCCCGGCCACGGTGCTCCTGCGGCTCACCATCGACACGGAAGGCGAGGTGTCCCAGGTGGAGGTGCGGGAGTCCGCGGGCGAGGTGCTGGACCGGGCGGCCCTGGCCGCGGCGGTGCGGTGGCGCTTTCAGCCCGCGACGCAGGGCAATGTTCCCGTGGAAGTGCAGACGGAGGTGCCCGTCTCCTTCGTTCCCCCGGAGCCCCCGCTCCCGCAGCCTCCTGCTGAGCCGGAGAGCGCTCCCGCGTTCACCACGGTGGTGAAGGGGCAGGGGAACCGGCCGCCCCCCGTGGCGGCGGGGGACTTTCAGATCCACGTGGGGCAGCTCGCGGATGTGCCGAGAAACTCGGCCACGGAGCTGCTGCTGCTCGCCCCCGGGGTGATGCTGGCCAACCACGGCGGGGAGGGCCACGCGGAGACGGTGTTCATCCGGGGCTTCGACGCGGGCGAGGGCAAGGACGTGGAGTTCCGGCTCAACGGCGTGCCGCTCAACGAGGTGTCCCATGCCCATGGCCACGGCTACGCGGACACCTACTTCATCATCCCCGAGCTGGTGGACACGCTGCGCATCACCGAGGGGCCGTATGACCCCTCCCAGGGCGACTTCGGCGTGGCGGGCACGGTGGAGTACCAGCTCGGGCTGAAGCGGCGCGGGCTGATGGTGTCGGGCAGCTACGGCAGCTTCCACTCGCGGCGCCTGGCGCTGGTCTGGGGCCCTCACGAGGCGGGCGAGTCCACCTTCGTGGGGCTGCTGCTGCGGCAGGGGCATGGCTTCGGCCCCAACCGCGCCTACTCGAACGCGGGCGCCATGGCGCAGGGCGAGCTGGCGGTGGGCGAGGCCTCGCGCCTGCGCCTGTTCGGGGCGGGCTACGCGGCCCGGTTCTCCTCGGCGGGCGTCATCCGCGAGACGGACTGGGTGGCGGGGCGCCTGGACTGCGGCGAGGAGGACCCCTTCTTCTGCCTGTATGATCCGAACCAGGGCGGGGCCACGCAGCGGTACCTGGGCTCGGCGGAGCTGATGACGCGCCTGTCGAAGGGAGGCCGCCTCATCCAGCAGGCCTTCTGGGTGCAGCGGCAGATGCGCATCCGGGAGAACTTCACCGGCTTTCTCAATGACACCCCGCCCGTGGGCGAGGCCCAGCGCGGCGACAACACGGAGCAGTCCTACCGGGGCACCACGCTGGGGCTGCGCGGCCGGTACACGCCGGGCATCACCTGGGGCGGGCAGCTCCAGCCGCTGGAGCTGGGCTACTTCGTGCGCTCCGACACCGTGCACACGCGCTCCCGCCGGTTGAGGGACCGGGGCGGCGCGCCGTACCTCACCCTCTTCGACAACGATGTCCGGGTGACGAACCTGGGCGCCTACGCCTCCGGCAAGGTGGCCCCACGGCCGTGGCTGCTGCTGCGCGGAGGGGCACGGTTGGACAGCTTCCTGTTCGCGGTGGAGGACCAGAACCGCCCGGAGGAGGACCGGCAGGGGGAGCGGATTCCCTCGGAGGCCATCGAGGCGTATGGCTTCACGCTCAGCCCCCGGCTGTCCGTGGAGGCCCGGTTGACGCCGAGGCTCTCCTGGCTCACGAGCGTGGGCCTGGGGGCGCGCTCCAGCGATGCCGCCGCGCTCTCGGACGCGGAGTTCGCCCCCTTTGCCCGCGTCACCTCGGCGGAGACCGGGCTGGGCTACACGGCGGGGAACGAGGCGCTCACGGTGGAGGCCCGGGGCGCCGTCTTCGCCACGCGCGTCTCGCAGGACTTCGTGTTCGACGAGGAGGCCGGCCGCAACCAGCCCGTGGGGGCTTCCCAGCGGGTGGGCGCGTTCTCGATGGCGCGGCTGACGTTCCAGGAGCGCGTGGACGTGCAGGCGAGCATCGCGTGGTCCCGCGCCTCGCTGCCCGCGCCCGGGGCCTCGCCGTGGAAGCTGTTCGAGGGGACCGTCATGCCCTACATCCCCGGGCTTCTCGGGCGGGTGGATGCCTCGGTGCGTGGGGATGCCGAGCTCTGGGGCGAGCGGGTGGGGTGGAACGTGGCGCTGGGGCACAGCACCATCGGCCCCAAGCCCCTTCCGCTGGACCGCTACAGCGAGCCCATCTTCCTGTTCGACGCGGCGCTCCGGGGACGGTGGAAGGCGGTGGAGCTGGGGCTGACGGTGGAGAACCTCCTGGACGCGCGCTGGCGGGAGGCGGAGTTCAACTACGTCTCCAACTTCCGCGGCCCGGAGGCTCCCGCCTCCCTGCTGGCCACGCGCCACTTCGCGGCCGGAGCCCCCCGCACGCTGCGCGGCACGTTGACGGTGTACCTGGACTTCGAGGAGGAGCAGCCATGA
- a CDS encoding HAD family hydrolase, giving the protein MLRAVLFDMDGVLLKSEEAWAHVVAAAGVHFRGSPVTREEFAPTFGQGTQADIEVFRLGCSPEELDRFYTEHFPRYAQHVWVNPDARPLLETLGRRGLRRAVVTNTASTLAPALLGAGHLAELFECIACANLVPRSKPAPDLVLYALEKLGAAPGEAVMIGDSRYDRGAAAAAGVRFVGLGLDGDARIEQLGALLAHLPPWDSNPQ; this is encoded by the coding sequence GTGCTCCGGGCGGTCCTCTTCGACATGGACGGGGTGCTCCTCAAGAGCGAGGAGGCCTGGGCCCACGTGGTGGCGGCCGCGGGGGTGCACTTCCGCGGCTCGCCGGTGACGCGCGAGGAGTTCGCGCCCACCTTCGGCCAGGGCACGCAGGCGGACATCGAGGTCTTCCGGCTGGGGTGCTCGCCGGAGGAGTTGGACCGCTTCTACACCGAGCACTTCCCGCGCTACGCGCAGCACGTCTGGGTGAACCCGGACGCGCGGCCCCTGCTGGAGACGCTGGGCCGGCGGGGCCTGCGGCGGGCGGTGGTGACGAACACGGCCTCGACGCTGGCCCCCGCGCTGCTGGGGGCGGGCCACCTGGCCGAGCTCTTCGAGTGCATCGCGTGCGCGAACCTGGTGCCCCGCTCCAAGCCCGCGCCGGACCTGGTGCTGTACGCCCTGGAGAAGCTGGGCGCGGCCCCCGGTGAGGCGGTGATGATTGGCGACTCGCGCTACGACCGGGGCGCGGCGGCCGCGGCCGGGGTGCGCTTCGTGGGGCTCGGACTGGACGGGGACGCGCGCATCGAGCAGCTGGGAGCGCTGCTCGCGCACCTGCCCCCCTGGGACTCAAACCCTCAGTGA
- the trxA gene encoding thioredoxin, whose protein sequence is MATVEISKEVFKDTVGKEGIVLLDWWAAWCGPCRNFGPIYEKVSENHKDLTFGKIDTEAQPELAGAFEIRSIPTLMVFRDGILLFEQAGALPAAALEDLISKVRALDMDDVRKQVAEQRASSEPPKA, encoded by the coding sequence ATGGCGACGGTCGAGATCAGCAAGGAAGTCTTCAAGGATACCGTGGGCAAGGAGGGCATCGTCCTCCTGGACTGGTGGGCCGCCTGGTGTGGCCCCTGCCGCAACTTCGGACCCATCTACGAGAAGGTGTCCGAGAATCACAAGGACCTGACGTTCGGGAAGATCGACACGGAGGCGCAGCCCGAGCTGGCCGGCGCGTTCGAGATCCGCTCCATCCCCACGTTGATGGTGTTCCGGGATGGCATCCTCCTGTTCGAGCAGGCCGGCGCGCTGCCGGCCGCGGCCCTGGAGGACCTCATCTCCAAGGTGCGCGCCCTGGACATGGACGACGTGCGCAAGCAGGTGGCCGAGCAGCGGGCCTCCTCCGAGCCGCCCAAGGCGTGA
- a CDS encoding FKBP-type peptidyl-prolyl cis-trans isomerase, producing MSLKIEDVKVGTGAEAVAGKSVTVHYVGTLTTGSKFDSSRDRGQGFTFRLGAGQVIQGWDQGVAGMKIGGVRKLTIPPEMGYGDRGFPPVIPPKSTLLFEVELLEVR from the coding sequence ATGAGCTTGAAGATCGAGGACGTCAAGGTGGGCACGGGCGCCGAAGCGGTGGCGGGCAAATCCGTCACGGTGCATTACGTGGGAACGTTGACCACCGGTTCCAAGTTCGACAGCAGCCGTGACCGCGGCCAGGGCTTCACCTTCCGGCTGGGGGCGGGGCAGGTCATCCAGGGCTGGGACCAGGGCGTTGCGGGAATGAAGATTGGTGGCGTGCGCAAGCTCACCATCCCGCCGGAGATGGGGTACGGGGACCGGGGCTTCCCGCCGGTCATCCCCCCGAAGTCCACCCTGCTGTTCGAGGTGGAACTGCTGGAAGTGCGGTAG